Proteins from one Haemorhous mexicanus isolate bHaeMex1 chromosome 34, bHaeMex1.pri, whole genome shotgun sequence genomic window:
- the LOC132340927 gene encoding zinc finger protein 653-like: GPYPTLGLSPPLWGCVPLTPGVRTPLWGSVPLTPGVRTPLRGSAPLTPGVPPPGRRRNVNCLRHAVLWYEDHGQRCPYEPRLAELEPSVGLFTTAVWQCERGHRYFQDLHSPLRPPSDSEGDDAPGSSSSSSSSSGGCSSGSEAAPVPGGGPAVPAAPPGGPAAPAGGPAPPPEALEAVVCVPLPLPVPRGGPGGGGPPTLLQGPPLLILAGPGCEALGGLQLGLGGAQVLLEGGGAFPAPPEEPHLAKTEEDEEDPVLRLKQEELPPPPAEPPPPEPPREPPRDPSPAEEPEGSTIIYEIPKEPERSGGSAGPGGADGAAPPPQTPRTPPEPLSCPYSTCAQEFSTLSSFQSHLSQVHCRARSQVCPQPGCGKSFHLAKHLRRHMGVHSGVREFTCDTCSKSFKRKNHLEVHRRTHTGETPLQCEVCGYRCRQRASLTWHMRRHGGLQGHPEPRGT, translated from the exons GGGGTCCATACCCCACTTTGGGGCTCAGCCCCCCACTCTGGGGGTGTGTACCCCTCACTCCGGGGGTCCGTACCCCACTCTGGGGGTCCGTACCCCTCACCCCGGGGGTCCGTACCCCACTCCGGGGGTCCGCACCCCTCACCCCGGGGGTCCCGCCCCCAGGGCGCCGGCGGAACGTGAACTGCCTGCGGCACGCGGTGCTGTGGTACGAGGACCACGGGCAGCGCTGCCCGTACGAGCCGCGGCTGGCGGAGCTGGAGCCCTCGGTGGGGCTCTTCACCACGGCCGTGTGGCAGTGCGAGCGCGGGCACCGCTACTTCCAGGACCTGCACTCGCCCCTGCGCCCGCCCAGCGACTCCGAGGGGGACGacg cccccggctcttcctcctcctcctcctcctcctcgggggGGTGCAGCTCGGGCTCTGAGGCAGCTCCGGTTCCGGGGGGGGGTCCCGCGGtgcccgccgccccccccgggggtcccgccgcccccgccggggGTCCGGCCCCCCCCCCCGAGGCGCTGGAGGCGGTGGTCTGcgtgcccctgcccctgcccgtGCCGCGgggggggccgggcgggggcggcccccccaccctgctgcagggccccccCCTCCTGATCCTGGCCGGGCCCGGCTGCGAGGCCCTGGGGGGGCTCCAGCTCGGCCTGGGCGGGGCCCAGGTGCTGCTCGAGGGGGGCGGCGCCTTCCCCGCCCCACCTGAGGAGCCACACCTGGCCAAGACAG aggaggatgaggaggaccCGGTGctgaggctgaagcaggaggagctgcccccACCCCCCGCCGAGCCCCCCCCTCCGGAGCCCCCCCGGGagcccccccgggacccctccccagccgaGGAGCCCGAGGGGTCGACGATCATCTACGAGATCCCCAAAGAGCCAGAAAGGTCGGGGG gctctgcaggccCCGGCGGAGCCGACGGGGccgcgccccctccccagaccccgAGGACCCCCCCCGAGCCCCTGAGCTGCCCCTACAGCACCTGTGCACAGGAGTTCAGCAccctcagcagcttccag agccacctgagCCAGGTGCACTGCAGGGCCCggagccaggtgtgcccccagcccGGCTGCGGGAAGAGCTTTCACCTGGCCAAGCACCTGCGGCGCCACATGGGCGTGCACTCAG gtgtgcgGGAGTTCACCTGTGACACCTGCAGCAAATCCTTCAAGCGCAAGAACCACCTGGAGGTGCACAGGAGGACACACACCGGGGAGACCCCCCTGCA GTGCGAGGTGTGCGGGTACCGGTGCCGCCAGCGcgcctccctcacctggcacATGCGGAGACACGGGGGGCTCCAGGGTCACCCCGAGCCCCGCGGCACCTAG
- the LOC132340865 gene encoding ELAV-like protein 3 codes for MVTRPLSPQQILSTVEAQAPSAAGPSGCGPVPVPVPVVAVPGPGVAAALPNGAPPGPPPVADDSKTNLIVNYLPQSMSQEELRSLFGSLGDIESCKLVRDKVTGQSLGYGFVNYVEAGDADRAIGALNGLKLQTKTIKVSYARPSSASIRDANLYVSGLPKAMGQKEMEQLFSQYGRIITSRILVDQVTGVSRGVGFIRFDKRVEAEEAVRGLHGQKPLGAAEPITVKFANSPGQKSGGALLSLCPGARRYGALHPPPQRFRLDNLLNVAYGVKSPLSLLPRFSPLAIEAVPALAGVGLGTPGPGWCIFVYNLAPEADESVLWQLFGPFGAVTNVKVIRDFATNKCKGFGFVTMTNYEEAAMAIASLNGYRLGERVLQVSFKTTKQHKA; via the exons ATGGTGACG cgccccctgtccccccagcagATCCTGAGCACGGTGGAGGCCCAGGCTCCCAGCGCCGCGGGGCCGTCGGGCTGCGGccccgtccccgtccctgtccccgtggtgGCCGTGCCAGGCCCGGGGgtggcggcggcgctgcccaACGGGGCCCCCCCGGGTCCCCCCCCCGTGGCCGACGACAGCAAAACCAACCTGATCGTCAACTACCTGCCGCAGTCCAtgagccaggaggagctgcgGAGCCTCTTCGGCAGCCTCGGCGACATCGAGTCCTGCAAGCTCGTCAGGGACAAGGTCACCG GACAAAGCCTGGGCTACGGCTTTGTCAACTACGTGGAGGCCGGTGACGCCGACAGGGCCATCGGGGCCCTCAACGGCCTCAAGCTGCAGACCAAGACCATCAag gtgtcctaCGCCCGGCCCAGCTCCGCCTCCATCCGCGATGCCAACCTGTACGTGAGCGGCCTGCCCAAGGCCATGGGGCAGAAGGAGATGGAGCAGCTCTTCTCCCAGTACGGCCGCATCATCACCTCCCGCATCCTCGTGGACCAGGTCACAG GTGTGTCCCGGGGGGTGGGCTTCATCCGCTTCGACAAGCGCGTGGAGGCCGAGGAGGCCGTGCGGGGGCTGCACGGGCAGAAGCCCCTCGGGGCCGCCGAGCCCATCACGGTCAAGTTCGCCAACAGCCCCGGGCAGAAATCGGGGGGGGCCCTGCTGAGCCTCTGCCCCGGAGCCCGGCGCTACGGGGCCCTGCACCCCCCCCCGCAGCGCTTCCG CCTCGACAACTTGCTGAACGTGGCCTATGGGGTGAAGAG CCCGCTGTCGCTGCTGCCCAGGTTCTCCCCGCTGGCCATCGAGGCGGTGCCGGCGCTGGCCGGGGTGGGCCTGGGCACGCCCGGGCCGGGCTGGTGCATCTTCGTCTACAACCTGGCGCCCGAGGCGGACGAGAGCGTCCTGTGGCAGCTCTTCGGGCCCTTCGGCGCCGTCACCAACGTCAAGGTGATCCGCGACTTCGCCACCAACAAGTGCAAGGGCTTCGGCTTCGTCACCATGACCAACTACGAGGAGGCGGCCATGGCCATCGCCAGCCTCAACGGCTACCGCCTGGGCGAGCGCGTGCTCCAGGTGTCCTTCAAGACCACCAAGCAGCACAAGGCCTGA